In Oryctolagus cuniculus chromosome 18, mOryCun1.1, whole genome shotgun sequence, the DNA window GCACTGGGTCCCTGGCTCATGGCCCAGATCCTGCTGTCTGGGTGGAGTTCAGTGTGCTGGGCACCTGCACAGATCCCAAAATTGGTTAGATCAATTTGGAGATGAGCAGGCTTTACACTGGGGGGAGCCACAAGGTCCATCCTTGACCCCCCAGGTGATGGTGTGGATCCACGGTGGTGCGTTGACTATGGGCATGGCTTCCTTGTATGACGGTTCTGCGCTGGCGGCATTTGAGGATGTGGTGATGGTCACCATCCAGTACcgcctgggagtcctgggcttcttcaggtgagaccagggctggggtgggcactgcGGGAAGAGTGGCACCAGGACAGCCCTCTGACCGCTATCCCTTCCACTTCTCAGCACTGGAGACCAGCACGCCACCGGCAACTGGggctacctggaccaagtggctGCACTGCGCTGGGTACAGCGGAATATCGCCCACTTTGGAGGCAACCCTGGCCGGGTCACCATTATCGGCGATTCTGCAGGTGGCACGAGTGTGTCATCCCATATGCTGTCACCCATGTCCCAAGGTCTCTTCCACGGAGCCATCATGGAGAGTGGGGTGGCCCTAATGCCCGGCCTCATCACCAGCTCATCTGAGGTGGTCTCCACAGTGAGTGTCCTCACTGcccagccagcactgctgctcctgcctctcttaGTCTTGCTGAAGTGGTCACTATGAGGTCATTGGGTACACAGGCACTGCTGCCTATCTGCGAACTGCTGAGGAGGTCTGGGGTCAGAATGTGCCATCTGAGCCCCAGTGGTAACAGAGGTGATTCTTGGCTCTGCCACTCTGCCCGCCTGAGCCCCAGGTTGTCAGCAaccagcacagcaggtgctgcCCACTGTGGCTGGGCGGTGCCAAGTCATGGGGAAGGAGCAACAATCAGCTTCCACTGCAGCCGAGCACACACCACACCCTGTGTGATTTGGGGTGCAGCTGCCTTCAATGGGGCCGTGGGCAACCCCAGTCTCCAGCatggctgtgccagcccctgtgtggtcccattacaggtggtggccaaCCTGTCTGGCTGTGGCCAGGTGGACTCTGAGACCCTGGTGCGCTGCTTGCGGGCCAAGAGTGAAGAGGAGATGCTGGCCATCACCCAGGTTGGGCCCCGTGCACGTGGGTGAGGGGGTGATGGGCTTGTGTGAACCTCATAGTCCCTGGGGCTGCTACCTCCCATCCATGCCCTCCTGACATCCCAGCCCTGGAAGGGAACAGGAGGCACAGTCCTGTATACCAGGCGGGGGACCCCATGGTGGGAGGGAACaacctgggctcagcctgggctcagccaggcttGGGGGATTTACAAGGAGGGCAGCGTAAAATACCTGCAACAAAAACTTTCTCCCTGACCCGTGTGACCCCACAGCCCTTCATGCTCATCCCAGGGGTGGTGGACGGAGTCTTCCTGCCCAGACACCCCGAGGAACTGCTGGCCTCGCCTGACTTTCAACCCGTCCCCAGCATCATTGGTGTCAACAATGATGAGTATGGCTGGGTCATCCCCAAGGTGAGTGCCCATATTGCCCATGTGGTGGGCAGGTTTTTGGGCTTCAAAACTCTAGGCACAGCCATGCCAACATGGGACTCTCACCTCTCCATCAGCTCCTATTTGCCATTGACCctcaagaggagagagacagacaggcgaTGCGGGAGATTACGCATCAAGTAACAAAACAGCTGGTGAGgcccccaggctcctgccacAACAGAGCGCATCCCAGACACCTGCCCACACAGGGACTCTGGGAACAAAGGTTCTGCCGTGTGTTTGGGTGGGGTCTCCTGGAGCCTGGTTCTTCCCCCAGTTTCTGACTATACAGGACCTCCGTCCCCCAGcctgagcctgctgcctccctcccaggagctgctcccctcactccttccccttcccctgggcCAGATGCTGCCTCCCGCTTTGGGGGACCTGTTGATGGACGAGTACATGGGGAGCAATGAGGACCCCAAGACCCTCATGGCCCAGTTCCAGGAGATGATGGCAGACGCCATGTTCGTGGTGCCTGCACTCCGAGTAGCACATTTCCAGCGTGAGTTCATCTGGGACTGAGGCCTCACTCGCTAGGGGCAGCTCAGAGCTGGGTCCTTTCCTGAGGGTGACACCTGTCCTGTCCAGGTCCTGATCCATGTCTTAAGTGGGCCCCAGAGTGCCGGGGACTTGGTGTCACTCCTCTCACTAAACCCCCATGACTGAACCTGGAGATGGATATGTCCTTTATTGAACTAGGAGGCGACATCTGAGTGAGCTCCACTCACTGTTCCCAAACCTCATAGCCACGAAGCACAAGGCGAGATCTAATCCAGGTCatgcccactgcacctgctccacccGGGATTCTGCTATACTGCCAGGACCCAGCCTAGTGTGGCCGTGATGTGTGGTTCCCATGGTCACGCATCTCCCTGTCCATCCCCAGGTTCCCATGCCCCTGTCTACTTCTACGAGTTCCAGCATCAACCCAGCTTCACAAAGGACCTCAGGCCGCCCCACGTGAGGGCCGACCACGGCGATGAGCTGCTCTTTGTGTTCAGATCACATTTCTTTGGCAGCAAAGGTGAATCTTCCTCCATTACCAGGATGGGATGAGGTCCAGGCTCTCTCTGAGGGGCTCTGCACCCCCCATTGGGATGAAAGCAGGAGGCTCAGATGGGATCCAGGTTCCAAAGTCTTATAGCTCAGAGGGCGGAGCCAGGTTTGGGTCTGAGAGCCCCCATGAtgcagcctctgctccctcctcctgAGCCCTCCCAGGGATAAGTGTCCTGCCTGGGTGCACATGGGTTCAAAGTCAGGTCTGTTTCCTTACAAATGTCCCAGGGACAGAGGGAAGCAACCGTCTTGGTAAAGAAATATGCAGAGTCGATGACTTAGGGGATGAATGGGACATGAAAATGACAAAGGCTGGTCCTAATGGTGAAGGAAAGACAAACAGGTTGCGAGTAGCCGAGGGTCTACTCCACCTGGGCTGGAGCGTGGTGCATGATGGGCTGCAGGACTGGGGTGGCCGAGCtgaccctggccctcccctctgcagtgcccctcactgaggaggaggagctgctgagcaGGAGGGTGATGAAGTACTCGGCCAACTTTGCTCACAACGGGTGAGAAAACCCCCCCTTCAaatccccagggacctgggaccctctgccctccctcctctgggggGACCTCACCAGGATCCAGGGACCTAAGTCATGTGACAGTCCCTCGCCAGCTGCAGGACCCACTGGCACTCACAGGGGCCATGGGACCAGGCACACTCTTCCCATCTCCCAGTGACCTTGGGGTGGGCCATGAGCAGCTCACGTCTGTGTCTTGTCTGCAGGAACCCCAATGGCGAGGGCCTGCCACACTGGCCCATGTTCGACCAGGACGAGCGATACCTGCAGCTGAACGTGCAGCCtgcagtgggccaggccctgaaggccCGCAGGCTCCAGTTCTGgacccacaccctgccccagagGGTCCAGGAGCTAAGAGGAGCTGAGCAGCACACAGAGCTGTAGCTgcctgtgtgggggtgggggacaggggctccAGTGCAGGTGGGGCCCcgatgcactcacacacatccaCAGAGAATGTATTGGGCACTCTAACGTGGCCACTCaatcctccctgcctctgtcaaCTCAGCTGACCATTGGGGGGAACTCACGGCTTGAGGTTCATTGCCAAGCCTGCCCTGGGTCCCTCGTGTGAGACACATTCCATACACCCTCCTTGGAGCTGTGTTGGGCAACACCAGTGCCCGCCCAGCTTCCTCAACACCCACTgtgccctgggcccctcctgcttcTTGCCCCTCCACCTTCTCcgcaccctccctctcctctcctcccagccccaggccctccccacaaGGAAGGAGCTGGGTTGGGCATTGTTGCCCACCCCTGGGTGCCTCAAGCCCTCCCCCTACTCCTCCTCCCAGCATGCCTGTGATCTCACATCTCTTAGAGGCCACAGAGGACCCGGACTCCACGAGTCACCGTGGCTTCGTCCCTGCAGGCTGCCATGAGTGGCGCCCTCAATCCCATCCATGCAGCACAAATAAAGGGTTCTAGTCCTTTCACACTGAGTCACATTCACCTGAGTGAAcctgccactttttttttagaCCCTCAGCTCTCAAGAGACACCTGGTTACCTGCACAGCTGGGATACCATGAATCATTAATGCAGTAACCTAGAGTATAGGGCTGTTGCTTTGCACAGGGGTTCAAGCCTCTAAGCATgtcgctggcatctcatatgagtgacAGTTGAGGTTCCAACTGCTATACTCCTGATCCAGATCTCTagtaaggcacctgggaaagcagcagaggagggcccaagggcttgggcccctgccacccacgtggggtacACAGATAATGTTTCTCCCTCTGGACTTTGCCCTGggctagccctggccatggtggctgagagagccctgggctgagcagaGGTCAAGGCCAGTTCTCAGGGAGCACAAAGGCAGCCTTCATGAGCCAGGGTCCACTTCCCCTGGGGGCTCCcgtgcccaggctgctcctccttcctgcagggagcctgatgtttcctacactcaggctgactCCCGGCCCCCCCACCACTGCTGTCACAGGACCACACGTACCCTGCTGGGTGCCCGGTGGGGAAGGTGTGGGCCCTGGGTCTTACATTTTACTCAAGGTTCTTGTCCCCATGGAGATGAGGattcacagcagcagcagccacaggcagtgcacAAAAGCAGCTTTGATTTCAAGCACAGAGAGCTTGAGCACACCTGCACGCCTACTGAGGGCCGCCACCCACGGAGAGACCCTCAGCAGGAATGGGCCAGGGTtgccaggaggaagagaggaagaggcagcccaaggaggattcccaagcacagccaggggcagagagggccctcccctttctcatcTCAGGGGGCGGTGCCCTAAATGCATAACCCAGTGGGGTGGGATCTCACCTGTGGGAATACTGAAGGGATGGTTATGGCCCCTCCATCCAGAATTTCACTTCCCTGTTTCCATCATGGCTTCTCCTTCCTGGGTCAGCTGACCCACAGGTACATCCTGGGAAAGTGATATAAAAATTGAtagcaggggctggcagtgtggctcagtgggttaatgccctggactgtagtgctggcatcccaaatgggcaccagtttgacacctggctgctccattctgaacTAGGTCtcagctgtagcctgggaaagcagtgaggatggcccaggtccttgggcccctgcagccgcatgggagtcctggaggaagctcctggctccgggcttcagatcggcacagcctggccattgtagccatgtggggagtgaaccagcagaaagaagacctctctctctgcttttgcctctctctctgtgtatctgtgacTTTCAcgtaaaataagcaaatattaaaaaaaaaatcactcccttatctctcctttactctctggaactctgcctttcaaataaataaatacatcttttttaaaaatagattctcAGAGAAGGCCTCCAGGGTGTCCAGTCACAGCCCAGTGCTGCTTGCTGTCCATCCCTACACTATCCTGGAGTCAGCCGGCGAGGACA includes these proteins:
- the LOC138843095 gene encoding cocaine esterase-like, whose amino-acid sequence is MGTHRMDTRLCALVCGLLLLLLVPANGQDSASPIRNTHTGQVRGSLVHVEGTDAGVHTFLGIPFAKPPLGPLRFAPPEPAEAWSGVRDGTSHPAMCLQNLAMMGQDVLQVNITPPSIPMSEDCLYLNIYSPAHAREGSDLPVMVWIHGGALTMGMASLYDGSALAAFEDVVMVTIQYRLGVLGFFSTGDQHATGNWGYLDQVAALRWVQRNIAHFGGNPGRVTIIGDSAGGTSVSSHMLSPMSQGLFHGAIMESGVALMPGLITSSSEVVSTVVANLSGCGQVDSETLVRCLRAKSEEEMLAITQPFMLIPGVVDGVFLPRHPEELLASPDFQPVPSIIGVNNDEYGWVIPKLLFAIDPQEERDRQAMREITHQVTKQLMLPPALGDLLMDEYMGSNEDPKTLMAQFQEMMADAMFVVPALRVAHFQRSHAPVYFYEFQHQPSFTKDLRPPHVRADHGDELLFVFRSHFFGSKVPLTEEEELLSRRVMKYSANFAHNGNPNGEGLPHWPMFDQDERYLQLNVQPAVGQALKARRLQFWTHTLPQRVQELRGAEQHTEL